Proteins from a genomic interval of Staphylococcus debuckii:
- a CDS encoding NADPH:quinone oxidoreductase family protein, whose product MTETFQAYFAEKKDGKVTSSFKNLPFSELDNGDVLVRVDYTSINFKDALAAVKGAGVVKEYPIIPGIDLAGTVVEADSSAYKSGDKVIVTSYDLGVTHHGGFSEYARVKEDWIVPLPKGLTLEEAMIYGTAGYTAALAIQKLEDNGLTVEGAPVLVRGASGGVGSLAVMMLSNIGYKVVASTGNESAATYLKSLGAKEIVPRLEETSDKPLGKREWQAVIDPVGGSHVGDILKHLHIRGSVALIGNTGGVAFDTTVLPFILRGNNLLGVDSVETPMLLRKQIWRRLATDLKPNQLHTIKNIVGFQDLPEAIDNVLSHQVTGRYVVKVSEE is encoded by the coding sequence ATGACAGAGACATTCCAAGCTTATTTTGCGGAAAAGAAAGATGGGAAAGTGACTTCCTCCTTTAAGAATTTACCTTTCAGTGAATTAGACAATGGCGATGTGCTAGTACGCGTCGATTATACAAGCATTAATTTCAAAGATGCCTTAGCAGCAGTCAAAGGTGCAGGTGTGGTAAAAGAATATCCGATTATTCCAGGAATCGATTTAGCAGGAACGGTAGTAGAAGCTGATTCTTCTGCCTATAAATCTGGAGATAAAGTCATTGTAACAAGTTATGATTTGGGGGTTACACACCACGGCGGTTTCAGTGAATATGCACGCGTAAAAGAAGATTGGATTGTACCGCTTCCTAAAGGATTAACTTTAGAAGAAGCTATGATTTATGGCACAGCCGGCTATACAGCTGCGCTAGCGATTCAGAAATTAGAAGATAATGGGCTAACTGTTGAAGGTGCGCCTGTTTTAGTTCGAGGCGCGAGTGGCGGTGTCGGCAGTTTAGCGGTAATGATGTTGAGCAATATCGGTTATAAAGTAGTAGCAAGTACAGGCAACGAAAGCGCTGCAACGTACTTAAAATCTTTGGGAGCGAAGGAAATCGTTCCACGCTTAGAAGAGACTTCCGATAAACCGCTCGGTAAACGTGAATGGCAAGCGGTGATTGATCCAGTCGGCGGCAGTCATGTCGGGGATATCTTAAAGCACTTGCATATTAGAGGCAGTGTAGCTTTAATCGGCAATACTGGCGGCGTTGCATTCGATACCACTGTGCTGCCGTTTATTTTACGCGGTAATAACTTATTAGGCGTAGACTCAGTTGAAACGCCAATGTTATTGCGTAAACAAATTTGGCGCCGCTTAGCAACAGACTTGAAACCCAATCAACTGCACACGATTAAAAATATTGTGGGCTTC